The following coding sequences are from one Brooklawnia cerclae window:
- a CDS encoding exodeoxyribonuclease VII small subunit, which yields MSDAKPELTYEEARRQLAEVVQQLESGGVPLAESMQLWERGEKLAQICQRWLDGAKEKIQAARQASQPDAS from the coding sequence ATGAGCGACGCCAAGCCCGAACTCACCTACGAGGAAGCCCGACGGCAGCTGGCCGAGGTGGTGCAGCAGCTGGAGTCGGGCGGGGTGCCCCTCGCCGAGTCGATGCAGCTGTGGGAACGGGGCGAGAAGCTCGCCCAGATCTGTCAGCGTTGGCTCGACGGAGCCAAGGAGAAGATCCAGGCCGCTCGGCAGGCCTCACAGCCGGACGCGAGCTGA
- a CDS encoding PhoH family protein, translated as MDDRNNTFEVPGTGVQPTSPVSTKTYVVDTSVLLSDPKALLRFAEHDVILPIVVITELEAKRHHPELGLFARTALRLLDDLRQAHGRLDEPIRVNPEGGHLHVELNHTSPDRLPAGFRLGDNDSRILAVALNYAAEGREVVLVSKDLPMRVKAASMGLEAQEYRNEQVRDSGYSGMVTLEVTADVVKGLYDQGRVTIEEAGEIVVNSGVVLKSPNGTALGRRMPDGSIKAIRTDLEAFGVHGRSAEQRVALDLLLDPEVGIVSLGGRAGTGKSAMALCAGLELVMERHQFEKVMVFRPLYAVGGQELGYLPGDQAEKMNPWGQAVYDTLSSVTSKYVIDELADREMLEVLPLTHIRGRSLHDAFVIVDEAQSLERNVLLTVLSRIGQNSRVVLTHDVAQRDNLRVGRHDGIAAVVERLKGNPLFAHVTLTRSERSPIAALVTEMLEEF; from the coding sequence ATTGATGACCGGAACAACACGTTCGAAGTTCCGGGAACCGGCGTTCAGCCCACCAGCCCCGTCAGCACGAAGACCTATGTGGTCGACACCTCCGTGCTGTTGAGCGACCCGAAGGCGCTCCTGCGGTTCGCCGAGCACGACGTGATCCTGCCGATCGTCGTCATCACCGAGTTGGAGGCCAAACGCCACCATCCCGAACTGGGGCTGTTCGCCCGCACCGCGTTGCGGCTGCTGGACGATCTGCGCCAGGCCCACGGAAGGCTGGACGAGCCGATCCGCGTGAATCCGGAGGGCGGTCACCTGCACGTCGAGCTCAACCACACGAGCCCCGATCGGCTTCCGGCGGGCTTCCGCCTGGGTGACAACGACTCCCGCATCCTGGCGGTCGCCCTCAACTACGCCGCGGAGGGACGCGAGGTCGTCCTCGTCAGCAAGGACCTGCCGATGCGCGTCAAGGCGGCGTCCATGGGGCTGGAGGCACAGGAGTACCGCAACGAGCAGGTGAGGGATTCCGGGTATTCCGGCATGGTCACCCTCGAGGTGACGGCCGACGTCGTGAAGGGTCTCTACGACCAGGGCCGGGTGACGATCGAGGAGGCCGGCGAGATCGTGGTGAACTCCGGCGTCGTCCTCAAGTCGCCCAACGGCACCGCACTCGGGCGCCGGATGCCTGACGGCAGCATCAAGGCCATCCGCACCGACCTGGAGGCTTTCGGCGTCCACGGGCGCAGCGCCGAACAGCGAGTGGCGCTCGACCTGCTGCTCGATCCCGAGGTCGGCATCGTCAGCCTGGGTGGGCGCGCCGGCACGGGCAAGTCGGCGATGGCGCTGTGCGCGGGCCTGGAGCTGGTCATGGAGCGGCACCAGTTCGAGAAGGTCATGGTGTTCCGGCCGCTGTACGCGGTCGGGGGACAGGAACTCGGCTACCTGCCCGGCGATCAGGCCGAGAAGATGAACCCGTGGGGGCAGGCGGTCTACGACACCCTCAGCTCGGTGACCAGCAAGTATGTCATCGACGAACTCGCCGATCGCGAGATGCTCGAGGTGCTGCCGCTGACCCACATCCGTGGGCGTTCGCTGCACGACGCGTTCGTGATCGTGGACGAGGCGCAGTCGTTGGAGCGCAACGTGCTGCTGACCGTGCTCAGCCGAATCGGGCAGAACTCACGCGTCGTCCTCACCCATGACGTCGCGCAGCGCGACAACCTGAGGGTCGGACGCCACGACGGCATCGCGGCGGTGGTCGAGCGCCTCAAGGGCAACCCGTTGTTCGCCCACGTGACACTCACGCGGTCGGAGCGCTCGCCCATAGCGGCGCTCGTCACCGAGATGCTCGAGGAGTTCTGA
- the xseA gene encoding exodeoxyribonuclease VII large subunit translates to MPSSPPSSARNTAETPQPLGVVVQQVKGWVERCGWVWVEAQVIEINRRAAPTQFLVMRDKRAEQSVRVTCTAMVLDAAGPLTQGTTVVACVSPRVWAKDASLSFECAEIRIVGEGRLLAQLEQLKRKLQAEGLFDPVRKKPLPFLPRAIGLVTGADSAAERDVLSNITRRWPAADIRVRHSLVQGPDAAADVMTALAELDAVPEIEVIVIARGGGSLEDLLPFSDEGLVRAVFAARTPVVSAIGHEPDSPILDLVADKRASTPTDAAKLVVPDAAEQAQQVRDVLARLRQAIVTRLRTEQQSLDQMRSRPVLRDPTGGFAAHDEWLQNRRLRLERAIDRRLADDQTALDHAVRSIRAMSPKATLDRGYAIVADAEGTSVTSVNDVEPGDQLMVYLSDGQVFVEVDYQEAK, encoded by the coding sequence GGTGATCGAGATCAACCGCAGGGCCGCCCCGACCCAGTTCCTAGTCATGCGCGACAAGCGAGCCGAACAGTCCGTGCGGGTGACCTGCACGGCGATGGTGCTGGACGCCGCAGGCCCGCTCACGCAGGGGACGACGGTCGTGGCGTGCGTGAGCCCTCGGGTGTGGGCCAAGGACGCGTCCCTGAGCTTCGAGTGCGCCGAGATCCGCATCGTCGGCGAGGGACGGCTGCTGGCTCAACTCGAGCAGCTGAAACGCAAGCTGCAGGCGGAGGGGCTGTTCGATCCGGTCCGCAAGAAGCCCCTGCCCTTCCTTCCGCGAGCGATCGGCCTGGTCACCGGGGCCGACAGTGCCGCGGAACGGGATGTGCTGTCGAACATCACCCGCCGGTGGCCCGCCGCCGACATCCGCGTGAGGCACAGCCTGGTGCAGGGTCCCGATGCGGCCGCGGACGTGATGACCGCTCTCGCTGAACTCGACGCCGTCCCCGAGATCGAGGTCATCGTGATCGCGCGCGGTGGGGGCTCGCTGGAAGATCTGCTGCCCTTCAGCGACGAGGGGCTCGTCCGAGCGGTGTTCGCGGCTCGCACACCCGTCGTCAGCGCCATCGGTCACGAGCCCGACAGCCCGATCCTCGACCTCGTTGCCGACAAGCGGGCATCCACTCCGACCGATGCCGCCAAGCTCGTCGTCCCGGACGCGGCCGAGCAGGCCCAGCAGGTGCGCGACGTGCTCGCCCGGTTGCGCCAGGCGATCGTCACCCGGCTGCGCACCGAGCAACAGTCCCTCGACCAGATGCGGTCGCGGCCGGTGCTGCGCGACCCGACCGGTGGATTCGCCGCCCACGACGAGTGGCTGCAGAACCGGCGGCTCCGTCTGGAGCGTGCGATAGACCGCAGGCTCGCCGACGACCAGACCGCCCTCGACCACGCCGTGCGCTCCATCCGCGCGATGTCACCCAAGGCGACCCTCGATCGCGGTTACGCCATCGTCGCCGACGCCGAGGGCACCTCGGTGACCTCCGTGAACGACGTGGAACCGGGAGACCAGCTCATGGTGTACCTGTCCGATGGCCAGGTCTTCGTCGAAGTCGACTATCAGGAGGCCAAATGA
- the trhA gene encoding PAQR family membrane homeostasis protein TrhA, whose protein sequence is MDADVREAASRATHRDAVVDAVVSGPHDAAKPRLRGMLHLINTPVVLVGGLVITVVAGSAGVRVACAVWTLTGILLFGHSALYHRGTWSDRVLQRMRRIDHSNIPIFIAGTYTPLAMALLDGSSRVVLLSLVWGCAVAEVLFRTLWLGAPRWLYVALYIVMGWVAVFWLGDFWSAGGPAVVVLLLVGGVAYSAGAVVYALKRPNPSPAWFGFHELFHAGTILGAVCHWVAILIAVL, encoded by the coding sequence ATGGATGCTGACGTGCGCGAGGCCGCCTCCCGGGCCACTCATCGCGATGCCGTCGTGGACGCGGTCGTCTCCGGACCTCACGACGCCGCCAAGCCCCGCCTGCGGGGCATGCTGCACCTGATCAATACCCCCGTCGTCCTCGTCGGTGGCCTGGTCATCACGGTCGTGGCCGGGTCGGCCGGCGTCCGGGTGGCGTGTGCCGTGTGGACGCTGACCGGCATTCTGCTGTTCGGTCACTCCGCGCTGTACCACCGTGGCACCTGGTCGGACCGTGTCCTCCAGCGCATGCGCCGGATCGACCACTCGAACATCCCGATCTTCATCGCCGGCACCTACACACCCCTGGCCATGGCACTGCTGGACGGCTCGTCCCGTGTCGTGCTGCTCTCGCTGGTGTGGGGATGCGCCGTGGCCGAGGTGCTCTTCCGGACGCTCTGGCTCGGTGCGCCTCGATGGCTCTACGTCGCCCTCTACATCGTGATGGGCTGGGTGGCGGTGTTCTGGCTGGGCGATTTCTGGAGCGCCGGCGGCCCCGCGGTCGTCGTCCTGCTGCTCGTCGGCGGGGTGGCCTACTCGGCCGGCGCCGTGGTGTACGCGCTCAAACGCCCCAACCCGAGCCCCGCATGGTTCGGGTTCCACGAACTCTTCCACGCCGGGACGATCCTGGGAGCCGTGTGCCACTGGGTCGCGATTCTCATCGCGGTGCTCTAG
- a CDS encoding thioredoxin domain-containing protein, with translation MPNRLAAATSPYLRQHADNPVDWWPWGAEAFEEARRRDVPVLVSIGYSSCHWCHVMARESFSDPAVGALMNDGFVAIKVDREERPDVDQVFMRATQALTGQGGWPNTVFCTPDGRPFFAGTYFPPQPTGGLPSFRQLLEVLAEAWRDRRDEVVSSARTIVERMAEAGRPASVPVPEADLVPHRLLTVVHTQFDPGHGGFGHAPRFPQATLLDALLVRTDPLANDRALFTLESMARGGIHDQVGGGFHRYAVDDGWEVPHFEKMLYDNALLLGTYTRGWLHAVPGDGTEQRELFERVVRGIVGWLEADMLLPRGGFAAGLDADSADDQGRHEEGAYYLWTPAQFDEYLGRDSRFAQGVFHVTYGGNLPMGAHAPTDGTGRSTLQFHGAPHPGRVANVLAVLRAIRGRRPRPARDEKVVAGWNGLLVDSLAVAALVFGERAWLDLATRAGEYLWDAHWDEEHRVLARTTLDGVRGPDGVTADYAAAALGFVRLAGAWGDPVWLRRAETVVDRAVELFADAGGGFFDAGASRELFDRPRQLDDESTPSATSLMVMALRAVSRLADRPDLAERADAAAATLRPVLAAEPRFAGWALADLLSEWEAGRGAGPAEVVVVADEPDPLSELTRAAWRLAPWGSVVVTGRPGTDGFGELFAGREPLEGSATAFVCHGHTCEAPITDWGELRSALRGTTV, from the coding sequence ATGCCCAATCGCCTCGCCGCCGCGACCAGCCCGTACCTGCGCCAGCACGCCGACAATCCCGTCGACTGGTGGCCGTGGGGGGCCGAGGCGTTCGAGGAGGCCCGGCGCCGCGACGTGCCCGTGCTGGTGAGCATCGGCTACTCGTCGTGCCACTGGTGCCACGTGATGGCCCGCGAGTCGTTCAGCGACCCCGCGGTCGGTGCGCTCATGAACGACGGTTTCGTCGCGATCAAGGTCGACCGTGAGGAGCGTCCGGACGTCGACCAGGTGTTCATGCGGGCCACCCAGGCCCTCACCGGGCAGGGGGGATGGCCCAACACCGTCTTCTGCACACCCGATGGTCGGCCGTTCTTCGCCGGCACCTACTTCCCTCCGCAGCCCACCGGAGGTCTGCCGTCGTTCCGCCAGCTGCTGGAGGTCCTGGCCGAGGCATGGCGTGACCGCCGGGACGAGGTGGTGTCGTCCGCCCGGACGATCGTCGAACGGATGGCCGAGGCCGGGCGTCCCGCGAGTGTTCCCGTCCCCGAGGCGGATCTGGTTCCCCACCGGTTGCTCACGGTGGTGCACACCCAGTTCGATCCCGGGCACGGTGGCTTCGGGCACGCGCCCAGGTTCCCGCAGGCCACGCTGCTGGACGCGCTGCTGGTACGCACCGATCCGCTCGCCAACGACCGCGCGCTGTTCACCCTGGAGTCGATGGCGCGCGGGGGCATCCACGACCAGGTCGGTGGCGGCTTCCACCGCTATGCGGTGGACGACGGCTGGGAGGTGCCGCACTTCGAGAAGATGCTCTACGACAACGCCCTTCTGCTCGGTACCTACACCCGCGGCTGGCTGCACGCGGTTCCCGGTGACGGCACCGAGCAGCGCGAGCTGTTCGAACGGGTGGTGCGCGGCATCGTCGGCTGGCTGGAGGCCGACATGCTCCTGCCCCGGGGCGGGTTCGCGGCCGGCCTGGACGCCGATTCCGCCGACGACCAGGGACGCCACGAGGAGGGCGCCTACTACCTGTGGACGCCGGCCCAGTTCGACGAGTACCTGGGCAGGGACTCGCGATTCGCGCAAGGGGTGTTCCACGTCACCTACGGCGGCAACCTGCCCATGGGTGCGCACGCGCCCACCGACGGCACCGGACGGTCCACCCTCCAGTTCCACGGCGCTCCCCACCCCGGGCGTGTCGCCAACGTGCTGGCCGTACTACGAGCGATCCGGGGGCGCCGGCCTCGTCCGGCCCGGGACGAGAAGGTCGTCGCCGGCTGGAACGGGCTGCTCGTCGACTCGCTGGCCGTCGCCGCCCTCGTGTTCGGTGAGCGTGCATGGCTCGACCTGGCGACGCGGGCCGGTGAGTATCTCTGGGATGCGCACTGGGACGAGGAACACCGCGTGCTGGCCCGCACGACCCTCGACGGTGTGCGCGGGCCCGACGGGGTGACCGCGGACTACGCGGCGGCGGCGCTGGGCTTCGTCCGTCTCGCCGGCGCCTGGGGTGACCCGGTGTGGCTTCGCCGGGCCGAGACCGTGGTGGACCGCGCGGTCGAGCTGTTCGCCGACGCCGGCGGCGGGTTCTTCGATGCCGGCGCCTCGCGGGAACTCTTCGATCGTCCGCGGCAGTTGGACGACGAGTCGACCCCGAGCGCGACCAGTCTGATGGTCATGGCGTTGCGGGCGGTCTCGCGGCTGGCCGATCGTCCCGACCTCGCCGAGCGGGCGGACGCCGCCGCCGCGACCCTGCGGCCCGTACTCGCCGCCGAACCGCGGTTCGCGGGCTGGGCACTCGCCGACCTGCTCTCCGAGTGGGAGGCGGGACGAGGGGCGGGACCCGCGGAGGTGGTGGTCGTCGCCGACGAGCCCGATCCGCTGTCGGAGCTGACCCGGGCCGCGTGGCGGCTTGCCCCGTGGGGGAGCGTGGTGGTCACGGGCCGCCCTGGCACCGACGGTTTCGGCGAACTCTTCGCCGGACGCGAGCCGCTCGAGGGGAGTGCGACCGCCTTCGTGTGCCATGGGCACACGTGCGAGGCGCCGATCACCGACTGGGGTGAGCTTCGCTCGGCTCTGCGGGGGACGACGGTCTGA
- a CDS encoding isoprenyl transferase, whose translation MAIAGSGAQWLKALDLLPRGVKQLIYRAYEQRLRRQITPDALPQHVAVLADGNRRWARANAPGMPLAVGYQAGADKLKEFVVWCDEIGIDVVTLWVLSTDNLRRSRDDELRPLLEVIVQLVADLAATGEYRVMTVGDLGLLPEDAAARLRRTADDTAGLGGMHVNVAVSYGGRHELRDAVRSLLAEEAARGSTLESLAETLEIDQIAEHLYTKGQPDPDLIIRTSGEQRLSGFLMWQSAHSEFYFCEALWPDFRKLDFYRALRSYAQRERRYGR comes from the coding sequence ATGGCGATCGCCGGTTCGGGCGCCCAATGGCTAAAAGCCCTCGACCTCTTACCCCGCGGGGTGAAGCAGTTGATCTACCGCGCCTACGAACAGCGGCTGCGCCGCCAGATCACCCCCGACGCCCTCCCCCAGCACGTCGCCGTGCTGGCTGACGGCAACCGGCGCTGGGCTCGCGCGAACGCTCCGGGCATGCCGCTGGCCGTCGGCTATCAGGCCGGTGCCGACAAGCTCAAGGAGTTCGTCGTCTGGTGCGACGAGATCGGCATCGACGTCGTCACGCTCTGGGTGTTGTCCACCGACAACCTGCGACGATCGCGGGACGACGAACTGCGGCCGCTGCTGGAGGTGATCGTGCAACTCGTGGCCGACCTCGCCGCCACGGGTGAGTACCGGGTGATGACCGTCGGCGACCTCGGTCTGCTCCCGGAGGACGCCGCCGCGCGCCTCCGCCGGACGGCCGACGACACGGCGGGCCTCGGCGGCATGCACGTCAACGTGGCCGTCAGCTACGGAGGACGCCATGAGCTCCGCGATGCCGTCCGCTCGCTGCTGGCGGAGGAGGCAGCACGGGGATCGACGCTGGAGTCGCTGGCCGAGACGCTGGAGATCGACCAGATCGCCGAGCACCTCTACACGAAGGGGCAGCCCGACCCCGACCTCATCATCCGCACCTCGGGAGAACAGCGGCTGTCGGGGTTCCTCATGTGGCAGTCGGCGCACAGCGAGTTCTATTTCTGCGAGGCGCTGTGGCCCGACTTCCGCAAGCTCGACTTCTACCGCGCGCTGCGCTCGTACGCCCAGCGTGAGCGCCGCTACGGCCGGTGA